One part of the Lycium ferocissimum isolate CSIRO_LF1 chromosome 8, AGI_CSIRO_Lferr_CH_V1, whole genome shotgun sequence genome encodes these proteins:
- the LOC132066689 gene encoding inorganic pyrophosphatase 2-like yields MAGIVVIFDFDKTIIDVDSDNWVVDELGGTDLFNQLLPSMPWNALMDRMMKEFHARGKTIEDIEEVLRRAPIISRIVPCIKSAYALGCDLRIISNANIFFIETILKHLGIRDCFSEINTNPCYVDEEDRLEIFAYDDFHGCNNILCPPNMCKGMIIERIQASIGNRRMIYLGDGNGDFCPSLKLREGDFVMPRKDFPAWNLINENRTLIKALVHEWKDGEELEYFLLQLINTITIEESQLLSMKNLFGNANCYNCKASYNPNVTRLNKPIDIYCEWIDECQRANKRPVVE; encoded by the coding sequence ATGGCTGGAATTGTGGTGATTTTCGACTTCGACAAGACGATCATCGACGTGGACAGTGATAATTGGGTAGTAGATGAGTTAGGGGGCACTGATTTATTCAATCAACTTCTCCCCAGTATGCCATGGAACGCTCTCATGGATAGAATGATGAAGGAGTTTCATGCACGTGGAAAAACAATTGAAGACATTGAAGAGGTCCTTAGACGGGCACCTATAATTTCCAGGATTGTCCCATGCATTAAATCAGCTTATGCATTAGGGTGTGATTTGAGAATAATAAGCAATGCAAATATATTCTTCATTGAAACAATCTTGAAACATCTCGGAATAAGAGATTGCTTCTCTGAAATCAACACGAATCCATGCTACGTTGATGAGGAAGATAGGCTTGAAATCTTCGCTTATGATGATTTTCATGGCtgcaataatattttgtgcCCTCCCAACATGTGCAAGGGTATGATAATAGAAAGAATACAAGCTTCCATAGGCAATAGAAGAATGATCTATCTTGGTGATGGAAACGGCGATTTTTGCCCTAGTTTGAAGCTTAGAGAAGGAGATTTcgtcatgccaagaaaagattTCCCCGCCTGGAATTTGATAAACGAAAATAGGACGCTTATAAAAGCATTGGTCCACGAGTGGAAGGACGGGGAAGAGCTTGAGTACTTTCTGCTACAATTGATTAACACGATCACCATTGAAGAAAGTCAATTGTTATCAATGAAAAATTTGTTTGGAAACGCCAATTGCTACAATTGCAAAGCAAGTTATAATCCCAATGTCACACGTTTGAACAAGCCTATTGACATATACTGTGAGTGGATCGATGAATGTCAACGTGCCAATAAGAGACCTGTTGTCGAATAA
- the LOC132067468 gene encoding aldehyde oxidase GLOX-like, with product MALIKILSFAFFFVLLLLFPLSYSSSSSHKHGTSKKSHRQHSSLPNIIQKQSSLSTSFDFKFSGSAGPLLNQETSDHRSGKWILLQKSIGVSAMHMQLLHNNKVVIFDRTDFGSSNLSLPQGKCRYNDEALKVDCTAHSILYNVATNTYRPLMVQTDVWCSSGAVNSNGTLIQTGGYHDGERKIRLFSPCSEDEEICDWTELSQNLTVKRWYSTDHILPDGRIIIVGGRSAFSYEFFPRNTNNNGIFYLPFLKETTDPEENNLYPFLYVLPDGNLYIFANQRSIVLDYVKNIIIREFPRIPGEKRNYPSTGSSVMLPMKLVGGDKSPMVEVMVCGGASSGAFSQVGQGVFMPASRTCGRIKITDPEPVWVMEDMPMGRVMPDILLLPIGDVIILNGASKGTAGWENAIDPVLNPVLYKPNEPDPSKRFSVLKPTSIPRMYHSAATLLPDGRILVGGSNPHARYNFTGVKYPTELSLEAFIPPYLSPQHSHLRPSILTVKGPISYGQEFSITFTLGFSQPTKELMVTMIAPSFTTHSFAMNQRLLILDIVKVQQLSGFAQKITVCAPPSRNIAPPSYYMVFVVHKGVPGHSAWVKMK from the exons atgGCATTGATCAAGATTCtatcttttgctttcttttttgttctccttcttcttttccctctctcatattcatcatcttcatctcaCAAACATGGTACTAGCAAAAAAAGCCACCGACAACATTCATCACTTCCTAATATTATTCAAAAACAGTCATCACTTTCCACTTCTTTTGACTTCAAATTCTCAGGTTCAGCAGGGCCATTATTGAACCAAGAAACCTCTGATCATAGAAGTGGTAAAtggattcttcttcaaaaatccATTGGTGTCTCTGCCATGCACATGCAACTTCTCCATAATAACAAGGTTGTCATCTTCGACCGCACGGATTTTGGTTCTTCTAACCTTTCCCTTCCTCAAGGCAAATGCAG GTACAATGACGAAGCCCTCAAAGTAGATTGTACCGCTCATTCTATCCTTTACAATGTTGCCACCAATACATACCGTCCTCTCATGGTACAGACGGACGTTTGGTGTTCATCTGGTGCCGTTAACTCTAACGGCACCCTTATACAAACAGGTGGATACCATGATGGTGAACGTAAAATACGTTTATTTTCGCCGTGtagtgaagatgaagaaatttgTGATTGGACGGAACTTTCACAGAATCTTACCGTTAAAAGATGGTATTCTACGGATCATATACTTCCAGATGGACGTATTATAATTGTTGGTGGAAGAAGTGCTTTTAGTTATGAGTTTTTTCCACGAAATACAAACAATAATGGTATTTTTTATCTTCCATTCTTGAAAGAAACAACTGATCCAGAAGAAAACAATCTTTATCCATTTTTGTACGTGTTACCAGACGGAAATCTTTACATTTTCGCTAATCAACGTTCCATAGTGTTGGATTAcgtgaaaaatataattattaggGAGTTTCCCAGAATTCCAGGTGAAAAAAGGAATTATCCGTCGACTGGATCATCGGTAATGTTACCGATGAAATTAGTCGGCGGTGATAAGTCACCAATGGTAGAGGTGATGGTATGTGGTGGTGCTAGCAGTGGCGCGTTTTCACAAGTGGGGCAGGGTGTATTTATGCCTGCTTCGAGGACATGTGGGCGAATTAAGATAACGGATCCGGAGCCTGTATGGGTCATGGAGGATATGCCAATGGGTCGGGTCATGCCCGATAT TTTGTTATTGCCTATAGGAGATGTAATTATATTGAATGGAGCATCAAAAGGGACAGCCGGGTGGGAAAATGCAATTGACCCGGTATTGAACCCGGTTCTTTACAAGCCAAATGAACCCGACCCGAGTAAGAGATTCAGTGTGCTCAAGCCTACCAGCATTCCAAGAATGTACCACTCAGCAGCGACGTTATTGCCAGATGGCAGGATATTAGTGGGTGGAAGTAATCCACATGCAAGGTACAACTTCACAGGCGTAAAGTACCCCACAGAGTTAAGCTTAGAAGCATTTATACCACCATATTTGAGCCCACAACACTCTCATCTTCGCCCATCAATCTTGACCGTTAAAGGACCCATATCGTACGGTCAGGAATTCTCCATCACATTTACTCTCGGGTTTTCTCAGCCTACGAAGGAGCTCATGGTAACCATGATTGCACCCTCATTTACCACACACTCTTTCGCTATGAATCAACGGTTGTTAATATTGGACATTGTGAAAGTTCAACAACTGTCAGGGTTCGCGCAAAAGATTACAGTGTGTGCGCCTCCATCGCGTAATATTGCACCTCCGAGTTATTATATGGTGTTTGTGGTTCACAAAGGCGTTCCTGGACATTCAGCTTGGGTAAAAATGAAGTAA